Genomic DNA from Rhodoferax mekongensis:
TGCAACCCCTGTCCACTGGCGCTACGTTCGCGATTACCGAAAAAGCACCTGCGGACAAGATCCCTGTGGTGACAGTAGGCTATGGCCGTAGTGAAAGCGCGGATGGTTCCGTCTTCAAGTGGAACTTCCCCATTGCCGGAACTTACTGGGTGGCTGCAGATGCCATCATGCAAGCCATCGCCAAGAAGGAAGGCGGTTTCGACAAGCTCAAAGGCAAGAAGATTTCGCTGGTCTACCACGACAGCCCGTTCGGCAAAGAGCCTATCCCCTTGTTGCAAGAGCGTGCAGCCATGCACGGCTTCAACCTTACCCTGTTGCCCGTGACGGCCCCCGGCGTGGAGCAAAAGGCCACTTGGCTGCAGGTGCGCCAGAACCGTCCTGACTACGTGGTCCTGTGGGGCTGGGGTGTGATGAACTCCACCGCCATCAAGGAAGCACAAGCCACCGGCTACCCCCGCGAAAAGATGTACGGCGTGTGGTGGGCCGGTGCTGAGCCGGACGTCAAGGACGTGGCCGACGGCGCCAAGGGCTACAACGCCGTGACCATGCAGCACGGTGCCGAACCCAACTCCAAGTTGGTCAAGGACGTGATGGCCATGGTGCACGGCAAGGGGCAGGGCACCGGACCGAAAGAAGAAGTCGGCCAGGTGCTCTACATGCGCGGTGCCATGAGCGCCATGCTGGCGATCGAAGGCGTGCGCGCTGCACAAGACCGCTTCGGCAAAGGTAAGGTCATGACCGGTGAGCAGATCCGTTGGGGTCTGGAGAACCTGAACCTTACCCAGCCCAAGCTGGATGCACTCGGCTTTGCCGGCGTGATGCGCCCCATCAGCACCTCGTGCATGGATCACATGGGTGCGTCCTGGGCCCGTATCCATACCTGGGACGGCACGAAGTGGCAATTCACCTCAGATTGGCTGCAAGGCGATGAGCAAATCATCAAGCCCTTGGTCAAGACTACCGCTGCCAAGTACGCCGCAGAGAAGAAGCTGACTGCCCGCACACCTGCGGACTGCCAGTCTTGATCTGCTGTGCAGATCAAGACGGCAGTTTTGCTGTCCTGACTGCACCCTCCCCAACCCCTCCCGCTGAGCGGGAGGGGAAGCGGCCCTGACGGGCCGCCAATCGACAGGCTTGCTGCGCAGGTCTGTCGATTGGTAAAGGCGAACCTATGGAACCGAAAAACATCGTTCTCAACGTGAATGGCATTGAGGTCATTTACAACCACGTCATTCTGGTACTCAAGGGGGTTTCCCTTCAGGTGCCCGAAGGCGGCATCGTGGCCATCCTTGGGGGCAATGGGGCGGGCAAAACGACGACCTTGCGAGCTGTGTCCAACCTGTTGGCGGGCGAGCGGGGTGAAGTCACCAAGGGCAGCATTGAGCTGCGCGGTGAACGCATCGAAAACCTGAGCCCTGCCGATCTGGTGCAACGCGGTGTGGTGCAGGTGATGGAGGGGCGCCATTGTTTTGCCCACCTGACCATCGAAGAAAACCTGTTGACCGGCGGCTACACCCGCAAGAGCAAGGCCGAGGTGGCGGCTAACCTCGAAAAGGTCTACAACTACTTCCCCCGCCTCAAAACCCGCCGTACCAGCCAGGCGGCTTACACCTCCGGTGGTGAGCAGCAGATGTGCGCTATCGGCCGCGCGCTCATGGCCAACCCCAGTATGGTGCTTCTGGATGAACCCTCCATGGGCCTGGCGCCACAGATCGTGGAAGAGGTATTTGAGATCGTGAAAGACCTCAACGCCAAAGAGCGGGTCACTTTCCTGCTGGCCGAGCAGAACACCAACATGGCGCTGAAATACGCTGACTACGGCTACATCATGGAAAGCGGTCGTGTGGTGATGGACGGTGCGGCAGAAGATTTGCGTACCAATGAAGACGTCAAGGAGTTCTACCTCGGCATGGGTGGCGGTGAACGCAAGAGCTTCAAGGATGTGAAGAGCTACAAGCGCCGCAAGCGCTGGTTGGCCTGATGTCTTGATAGAAAAGTGCTGCTGGCGCCCGTTGAATGTGCGCGAGTAGCTCCTGAAATAATAGCAAATCAGCTGACGGAGAGCCTATGACCCCCGCCTACGACGCCCTGGAAATCCGTTCGCAGGCCGAGCGCGATGCTGCCCACATGTCGGCACTTCCCCGGCAGGTCGCCCACGCGCAGCAACACAGTCCGGCGTTTGCCTCCATCCTGCAGGGCGTGGACGCTGCCAGCATTACCGACCGTGCGGCACTGGCGCGACTGCCGGTGACCCGCAAATCCGAGTTGCAGGCGTTGCAGCAGGCTGCGCGCCAACAGGGCGGAAACGTGTTCGGTGGTTTCAGTGCCATTGGGTTCGGCAGCGCCATGACCCGCGTGTTTGCCAGCCCGGGCCCCATTTATGAGCCCGAAGGCACAGCGCGCGATTACTGGCGCATGGCTCGGGCCATCTACGCGGCGGGCTTTCGTCCCGGCGAGCTGATTCACAACAGCTTCAGCTACCACTTTGTGCCCGCCGGCTCCATGATGGAGACAGGTGCCCATGCCTTGGGGTGCACGGTGTTTCCAGGCGGCACCGGTCAGACCGAGCAGCAAGTTCAGGCCATGGCCGAGTTGCAGCCTGCCGGCTACATCGGCACGCCCAGCTTCCTGAAAATCATTCTCGAGAAGGCGCTGGAAATGGGCGTGGCCCTGCCCACCGTGCGCAAGGCCATGTTCGGTGGCGAGGCGTTTCCACCATCGTTGCGTGACTGGTTCACCGCCCACGGGGTGGATGGTTACCAGTGCTATGCCACGGCGGATTTGGGTCTGATTGCCTACGAGACCACTGCGCGTGAAGGGTTGGTGCTGGATGAGCAGGTGATCGTGGAGATCGTGCGGCCCGGCACCGGTGACCCGGTGCCCGAAGGTGAAGTGGGCGAGTTGGTGGTGACCAGTCTGAACCCGGACTACCCCTTGATCCGTTTCGGCACCGGCGACCTTTCAGCGGTTCTGGCCGGGCAGTGCCCGACCGGGC
This window encodes:
- a CDS encoding ABC transporter substrate-binding protein; this encodes MKLSKLVLASTLVAAGASGLMAGNAFAQAKEQFIPVLSYRTGPYAPNGVPWANGYVDYIKLTNARGGINGVKFSFEECETGYDTARSVECYERLKGKGASFVQPLSTGATFAITEKAPADKIPVVTVGYGRSESADGSVFKWNFPIAGTYWVAADAIMQAIAKKEGGFDKLKGKKISLVYHDSPFGKEPIPLLQERAAMHGFNLTLLPVTAPGVEQKATWLQVRQNRPDYVVLWGWGVMNSTAIKEAQATGYPREKMYGVWWAGAEPDVKDVADGAKGYNAVTMQHGAEPNSKLVKDVMAMVHGKGQGTGPKEEVGQVLYMRGAMSAMLAIEGVRAAQDRFGKGKVMTGEQIRWGLENLNLTQPKLDALGFAGVMRPISTSCMDHMGASWARIHTWDGTKWQFTSDWLQGDEQIIKPLVKTTAAKYAAEKKLTARTPADCQS
- a CDS encoding ABC transporter ATP-binding protein, with amino-acid sequence MEPKNIVLNVNGIEVIYNHVILVLKGVSLQVPEGGIVAILGGNGAGKTTTLRAVSNLLAGERGEVTKGSIELRGERIENLSPADLVQRGVVQVMEGRHCFAHLTIEENLLTGGYTRKSKAEVAANLEKVYNYFPRLKTRRTSQAAYTSGGEQQMCAIGRALMANPSMVLLDEPSMGLAPQIVEEVFEIVKDLNAKERVTFLLAEQNTNMALKYADYGYIMESGRVVMDGAAEDLRTNEDVKEFYLGMGGGERKSFKDVKSYKRRKRWLA
- a CDS encoding phenylacetate--CoA ligase family protein; this translates as MTPAYDALEIRSQAERDAAHMSALPRQVAHAQQHSPAFASILQGVDAASITDRAALARLPVTRKSELQALQQAARQQGGNVFGGFSAIGFGSAMTRVFASPGPIYEPEGTARDYWRMARAIYAAGFRPGELIHNSFSYHFVPAGSMMETGAHALGCTVFPGGTGQTEQQVQAMAELQPAGYIGTPSFLKIILEKALEMGVALPTVRKAMFGGEAFPPSLRDWFTAHGVDGYQCYATADLGLIAYETTAREGLVLDEQVIVEIVRPGTGDPVPEGEVGELVVTSLNPDYPLIRFGTGDLSAVLAGQCPTGRTNTRIKGWMGRADQTTKVRGMFVHPKQVDEVAKRFPEVHKARLVVSGEMANDQMTLMLEVAGQPEGLAQRVADAVRDVTKLRGDVQLLSPGSLPNDGKVIEDARSYR